A single genomic interval of Trachemys scripta elegans isolate TJP31775 chromosome 3, CAS_Tse_1.0, whole genome shotgun sequence harbors:
- the ABRACL gene encoding costars family protein ABRACL → MNVEHEINLLVEEIRRLGTKNADGKLSVKFGVLFADEKCANLFEALVGTLKAAKRRKIVTYPGELLLQGVHDNVDILLLQD, encoded by the exons ATGAATGTGGAACATGAAATTAACCTCTTAGTCGAGGAGATTCGGCGGCTGGGGACCAAAA ATGCTGATGGAAAGCTGAGTGTGAAGTTTGGTGTGCTCTTTGCTGATGAAAAATGTGCCAACCTCTTTGAAGCCCTAGTGGGCACTCTTAAGGCTGCAAAACGAAGGAAGATTGTTACTTACCCAGGAGAGTTACTTTTACAAGGTGTTCATGACAATGTTGATATTTTGTTACTGCAGGACTAA